A window of the Harmonia axyridis chromosome 5, icHarAxyr1.1, whole genome shotgun sequence genome harbors these coding sequences:
- the LOC123679809 gene encoding protein white-like codes for MEEDEVILLNHDSSSDNEIYRSFQIPVSQQEWKNSSKIIEDPIPSSKHIKLSWKCINALGNYSSNARNQTPRHSLTSMLQEDIFPINEEKHILKNVNGVAHPAQLMVILGPSGSGKTTLMNGITFRNLRSLKFSGCVCLNDKRVHRNELALKSAYVQQEDLFIGCLTVREHLIFQALVRIESRFSYKRRMERVEKVLAELSLTTCQNSQIGISGETKSISGGERKRLALASELLTDPPLLFCDEPTTGLDSFMALSVLHKLKRLAHTGRTVIASLHQPSSEMFTMFDKIYLMTEGRVAFSGTPEEAKLFFTKLKLPCPPKFNPVDHYVQMVSIIPGKERLCETSVNRICDAFENSSLALEMKQHLTCKKSIANEFPWNELRKQAIPYRVSCSEQFTALYWRSFLSLTRNPQVMRGRVFQLFFFSGLISVLFWQQSLNPVGVQNINGALFLILANSICVNFLGVIFTFFDEIPLFVREHKNGFYRTDVYYFSKLATDLPLYSFINTIGMTICCFSIGIFPDGSRWIVAVLLILLTSLIAMGIGYAVSIIAASMNEAFSITALVMVPFMLFSGIFVNIKSIPSCLKWLSYISWYRYGYEGLLIDQWEGVGRISCMNSSIPCPDDGLMILAEQGYSPEDLGECIMLLVLIAAITVIIPLLMLFYRGSHDE; via the exons ATGGAAGAAGACGAAGTGATACTACTGAACCATGATTCTTCCAGTGATAATGAA ATATACAGATCCTTTCAAATACCAGTTTCACAACAAGAATGGAAGAATTCTTCTAAAATAATTGAAGATCCCATTCCTAGTTCCAAACATATCAAGCTTTCATGGAAATGTATAAATGCTTTAGGGAACTATTCGTCAAATGCGAGGAATCAAACACCTCGACATTCCTTAACAAGTATGTTACAAGAAGATATATTTCCGATCAACGAAGAGAAACATATATTGAAAAATG TTAATGGTGTGGCTCACCCAGCTCAGCTCATGGTCATATTAGGACCCAGCGGAAGTGGTAAAACAACTTTGATGAATGGCATCACCTTTAGAAACCTCCGAAGTTTAAAGTTTTCTGGCTGCGTTTGCCTCAATGATAAGCGAGTGCATCGTAATGAACTTGCTTTGAAATCTGCATATGTGCAACAAGAAGATCTGTTCATCGGTTGCCTTACTGTGAGAGAACATCTCATatttcag GCTCTCGTAAGAATTGAATCACGATTCTCATATAAACGAAGAATGGAACGTGTAGAAAAAGTATTAGCTGAG ttatctcTCACTACATGTCAAAATTCCCAAATCGGTATTTCCGGTGAGACCAAAAGCATTTCAGGAGGAGAAAGAAAACGTCTTGCTCTCGCTTCCGAATTACTAACAGATCCTCCTCTACTATTCTGCGATGAGCCTACAACAGGTCTTGATTCTTTCATGGCCTTAAGTGTGCTTCATAAGCTCAAACGCCTTGCACATACTGGAAGGACTGTAATAGCTAGTTTGCACCAACCTTCTTCAGAAATGTTCACCATGTTTGACAAGATCTATTTGATGACTGAAGGAAGAGTCGCTTTCTCGGGAACTCCAGAGGAAGCAAAACTGTTTTTCACAAA attaaaaTTGCCATGTCCTCCGAAATTCAATCCTGTTGACCATTATGTTCAAATGGTATCCATCATCCCAGGGAAAGAAAGATTATGTGAAACTTCGGTCAATAGAATTTGTGATGCTTTCGAAAATTCCTCCCTGGCATTGGAAATGAAACAGCATCTTACTTGTAAG AAATCTATCGCCAATGAATTCCCTTGGAATGAGTTGAGAAAACAGGCGATACCTTACAGAGTATCTTGCAGTGAGCAATTTACTGCTTTATATTGGAGATCTTTCTTGTCTTTAACGAGAAATCCTCAAGTTATGCGAGGGAGGGTTTTTCAATTGTTT TTTTTTAGTGGACTAATCAGTGTATTGTTTTGGCAACAAAGTCTCAATCCAGTAGGCGTTCAGAATATCAACGGTGCGTTATTTCTGATCCTGGCGAATTCTATTTGTGTCAACTTCCTTGGAGTAATCTTT ACCTTTTTCGATGAGATTCCTCTCTTCGTGAGAGAACACAAGAATGGTTTCTACCGTACAGATGTCTATTACTTTTCAAAATTGGCAACTGACCTACCGTTATATTCGTTCATCAACACAATTGGCATGACCATATGTTGTTTTTCGATAGGAATTTTTCCTGATGGATCAAGGTGGATTGTAGCTGTATTATTGATTTTACTGACATCATTAATTGCAATGGGCATAG GATATGCAGTATCAATTATTGCTGCTAGCATGAACGAAGCCTTCAGCATCACAGCTTTGGTAATGGTACCCTTCATGCTGTTTAGCGGAATATTCGTGAATATAAA GTCAATCCCTTCATGTTTGAAATGGTTGTCTTATATATCTTGGTACAGATATGGATACGAAGGTTTACTCATTGATCAGTGGGAAGGAGTGGGGAGAATTTCGTGTATGAATTCATCTATTCCTTGCCCAGACGATGGATTGATGATACTTGCCGAGCAGGGCTATAGTCCG GAGGATTTGGGCGAATGCATCATGCTCTTAGTCCTTATAGCTGCTATTACGGTCATTATTCCTCTACTTATGTTATTCTATCGAGGATCACACGacgaataa